taataataatattaataattagccatctttaaatattcaatcaAACAATCAAACAATCAAACAATCAAACAATCAAACAATCAAACAATCAAACAATCAAACAATCAAACAATCAAACAATCAAACAATCAAATAGTCAAGTAGTCAAATAGTCAAAaagtcaaaaaaaaaataaaacaatgcCTAACAGTATTCTCGAAACTGGAACAAACTTATCACCAAATAACCCCactacaaataatatagcAAGACATGCATCGATAGTAGAATTATTGTCAACACCTCCTCAACTACCTATACCTCCAAGAAATTTACAATCACAAATAAATCAGATACATGACTTGAAAAAAGATACTACACatgatttgaaaagagataattcaaattcttctattaattcaaattcaacttcgatttcaaatttatccATTAATTCTATTACCCAAGATAATCTTCctattaaagataataatcaaaattcaatacATCATATCACAAGTAATTTAAATAcgaatgaattattatcatccGTGCATAACCATAAATGGCAATTTATAAAACTATctcaattaattgaaaaaaataaattaattacaataccaaataattattccatagaagaatcttttaatactttaatgaaatatacTTTAACATCATGCCCAGTAATGTCAAATCCAAATGATATGAATTGCTTAACTTTTGattataatgatttaaattcttatcttttattagttctaaataaattcaCAATTAATGATCctaaaaaatctaaattgATTATGGATTGTCAGTCCGGTAAGCCTGTCCCAGTAGgtgaaattattcaattgacTCCCAAGGATcctttttataaattatctgaaaatgataatttatcaaatgtCATTAGTATTTTAGGTTCAGGTGTACATAGAATAGcaattacaaataatgaaatgaCACAATTGAAAGGGATACTATCACAAAGACGTttgattaaatatttatggGATAATGCAAGATCATTCTCAGATTTAGAGCctctattaaataaatcattacAAAGTTTGAAAATAGGAATCATTAATAACGACCAccataattcaaataataataatactacaaGTAAAGTTATTTCTATCCAAGATGATCAGCCTTTAATACAagcattatttaaaatgcaTAAAGAAAGAATTTCGTCAATTGCAGTAGTAgatatttgtaataatttaattggtAATATTTCAGTAACAGATGTCAAACATGTTACAAGAACTTCACAATATCCTCTTTTAAATAACACTTGTCgtcattttatttcaatcattttgaattttagAGGTTTAGAAAATGGTAAAGATTCTTTCCCAATATTTCATGTCTATCCATCAACTTCATTATCAAGAACTCTAGCAAAATTAGTTGCAACTCAATCTCATAGATTATGGATTGTTCAACCTCCTGAATCAACGCTAGAATTAACTTTATCAAACTCTTCAGATGACAGCAATCATCTTTCATCTTTTACATCTGAAAATGCTTATAAACCAAGAGGGAAATTAATTGGTGTGGTATCTCTAACAgacattttaaatttattagcaACTCGCCAAACAGAacataaagaaattgatcCACAATCTGCAAGAAGAATGAAAGCAAGTTCGACTGAAAGTCAAAGTACAAGTGGAACAACAAGTCAGAGTATAAGTCATAGTACAAGTCATAGTACAAGTTATAGCACAAATTCAACCCAAAGTATAAGCGAAAATACAACTCACACTAAAAGCGAAAACGCAAACATAACTgcataattttatttttgatatctACAGAAAGAATAAGAAAACTACTTTAATATACATACCCTGGCGGTACTTTGACTTCTATCATACATATTATACATTCTATGTTAACTGGATATctctttttcttatatatatacacataCATACATTGTTCTTCTGTATATCATCGTTAAGTACAATTTCACTAATATGTAAAGAAATCTGTGTTAACTTAACTACATTTATTTTGGTTATATTGTTCCATGTCTACCGCCTACTGTTGATTTGGATAAACAATTTCAAGAATTATAGacttttttgaaattttatattaaaaaactaaaatcccgccattaaaaaaaataaaaatacccACGTCATATAAATTTCTAATTGTAAGACTTAACATAACAAAGCATTAGTCTCATACGACTATTTTACGAGAAGGTATGAATACTCCAAGAGAAGGTATGTCACTCTAATTACTGTATACAATCGCATATTTAAGCTAATATTTGTctgtttttaatttcttctacTAACAATATCGATTAATCTctcaaataaatcaatataatattagttattttaatagatgatgaaaatgaaaatgggTCTGATAACCAGCCACAACATAATAGTATGTTAAGTATTGAATCTATAACGGATAACGATAAGACAAATAATCATTCACCTCAGCCAATATTTTCAGCAAACGCAACATCTATAAAAAGGTCGGTTTCAAATAGCGACGTTATGATAAACCTCGTTGACGACCAAGCCCATACACTGAAAAGATTAAAGAGCACAGATCCAAATGATTTCCTACCTAAAACATTAACTCTACCATCTAAATCGATTACAACATTGCCCCCTGTCTCCAAGCGTGTTCCTAATATTGCACAAGAATTGGCTAAAAATAGGAATACTGTAAATGGAACTCATCAGCCATCAAACATCTTAAGATCACCATCTCCAAATATGGTTCAGCCATTTCTTCAAAGGTCGGTATCTTCAAATGAATCTTTTTCAATGGACGctacaaataatatcaataatactTTACAGAAgtcaattattaatagttaTTCTCCAAATAAAACTACTATagacaataataacaaagTAAGAATTTCCTCACttttatcatcaaataTAGATACTATTCCATATTCTCCAACACCATCACAGCCAATTTCCACTGTTAACACTACACCAtacttaaaaaattcagTAAATTCTCTAATAGATAACTCcgctaataataaatcagtCAATCCAAATTTagaaatgaataaaaataaattagttGATGAgatacaaaaaattttaaaaaatactGAAAGTTCTTTTATTCCAAGGCCTAAATCATCTGCAAGTGCATCATCTGAAAAGACATTgtatgaattaaaaaatagtCAAAACGACTCAATAGATATAACTTCTAATataatttccaaaaatataGAGAACTCTAACTCATCACCTACGTATATACCACCAAATCCAATAAAAGCcacaaaatcaaattcaacCCCTTTGCTAAATAAAACTAAGAGGAAAACTCCATCCAAGCCAAAGCCTAAGAAGGATAAATTAGTCGATTCAGAAAATAAACCAAGTGATAAAGATGGCTCTAAAATCCAATTACCTTCTACTCCAAGTATAAATGGAAAGCCAAAAACTTCTATTGCTAATGCCGCTAAAAAATCTCAATCCGTTACATTAGCGGCTATGAAGTCAAAGGATTCGAAACCTATTCCTGATAAAAAAGATTTGACAAAaactattgaaaaaaagaaaacagCAATTACTTCTACTATAAAAAAGTCTAAAACTCCATCTAAACAATTATCTTTACaatctaataaatctaCCTCAATATTAGATGTGTTTGAACGAGAAAAAGCAGAAGAACCCAAACAACCCATTATAATTATAGATATACCCCTAAGTAATGATAAGGGTAATAAATACTTGGATGAAAATGGTCAagtttcttttaattttcaaacGTTGGTGGCTGAGtctttaaaagataaaatagttgataataaaaaacaaaaaaagcAGATTGCAAAGCGGAATTTATATGATAACTTAAATGATCCTACTTTAGgggaaatgaaaaaatttgatcatggaaattataatgatgatgacgatTTAGCAATTGAGGAGATTGCGGATGAAGATATCGAAGAGGCTATTGAAGATGGAAAAAATGAACCAGATGTAAAATCTGATCTTAATACTACTCCGAAGAGACGGTCCCATCCAAATAAAGGTAAAAGCTTAATTGGTAAATATGATGTTGATGACCCATTTATTGATGATGCTGAATTATTATGGGAAGAGCAGCGTGCTGCTACA
This genomic stretch from Henningerozyma blattae CBS 6284 chromosome 1, complete genome harbors:
- the HPC2 gene encoding Hpc2p (similar to Saccharomyces cerevisiae HPC2 (YBR215W); ancestral locus Anc_6.111) codes for the protein MLSIESITDNDKTNNHSPQPIFSANATSIKRSVSNSDVMINLVDDQAHTLKRLKSTDPNDFLPKTLTLPSKSITTLPPVSKRVPNIAQELAKNRNTVNGTHQPSNILRSPSPNMVQPFLQRSVSSNESFSMDATNNINNTLQKSIINSYSPNKTTIDNNNKVRISSLLSSNIDTIPYSPTPSQPISTVNTTPYLKNSVNSLIDNSANNKSVNPNLEMNKNKLVDEIQKILKNTESSFIPRPKSSASASSEKTLYELKNSQNDSIDITSNIISKNIENSNSSPTYIPPNPIKATKSNSTPLLNKTKRKTPSKPKPKKDKLVDSENKPSDKDGSKIQLPSTPSINGKPKTSIANAAKKSQSVTLAAMKSKDSKPIPDKKDLTKTIEKKKTAITSTIKKSKTPSKQLSLQSNKSTSILDVFEREKAEEPKQPIIIIDIPLSNDKGNKYLDENGQVSFNFQTLVAESLKDKIVDNKKQKKQIAKRNLYDNLNDPTLGEMKKFDHGNYNDDDDLAIEEIADEDIEEAIEDGKNEPDVKSDLNTTPKRRSHPNKGKSLIGKYDVDDPFIDDAELLWEEQRAATKDGFFVYYGPLIDKG
- the SDS24 gene encoding Sds24p (similar to Saccharomyces cerevisiae SDS24 (YBR214W) and SDS23 (YGL056C); ancestral locus Anc_6.107), translating into MPNSILETGTNLSPNNPTTNNIARHASIVELLSTPPQLPIPPRNLQSQINQIHDLKKDTTHDLKRDNSNSSINSNSTSISNLSINSITQDNLPIKDNNQNSIHHITSNLNTNELLSSVHNHKWQFIKLSQLIEKNKLITIPNNYSIEESFNTLMKYTLTSCPVMSNPNDMNCLTFDYNDLNSYLLLVLNKFTINDPKKSKLIMDCQSGKPVPVGEIIQLTPKDPFYKLSENDNLSNVISILGSGVHRIAITNNEMTQLKGILSQRRLIKYLWDNARSFSDLEPLLNKSLQSLKIGIINNDHHNSNNNNTTSKVISIQDDQPLIQALFKMHKERISSIAVVDICNNLIGNISVTDVKHVTRTSQYPLLNNTCRHFISIILNFRGLENGKDSFPIFHVYPSTSLSRTLAKLVATQSHRLWIVQPPESTLELTLSNSSDDSNHLSSFTSENAYKPRGKLIGVVSLTDILNLLATRQTEHKEIDPQSARRMKASSTESQSTSGTTSQSISHSTSHSTSYSTNSTQSISENTTHTKSENANITA